In Nostoc edaphicum CCNP1411, the sequence CAGAATATCATCACCATCGCCACCAAATAGAGAGTCATCGACATTAGAGAAGAGTTTGTCATCTCCAGAACCACCGTAAAGACGGTTATTAGTGCCGTTACTGGTGAGGGTGTCTTTACCTGAGCCACCGAAGGATAATTGACGAGAACCTTCAATTACTGTCAGGGTATCAGCACCGGCTGCCCCAAATAGATTATTACTACCACTGGCTTCAATTACGACAACAAGATCATCACCATTACCACCATTGGCACTGGTATTTTGAGCCGGGCCATTTTGACCAATGAATATTTGATCGTCACCGTCTCCTGTAGACACTGAAGAGTCATTACCCACAAGCACCGTGTCATCCCCGTTCCCGGTTTGGATTGTGTTACCTTGAGTAGCCTCGACAAAATCTGCTCCATCACCTGTAAATAAGGTTTGATTTGGCTGGGCTGTAATATCATCGCTAGTTGTGGAGCCAAACTTAATTTCTTCACCTTTTGGCTGACCTAAACCAGGAGCAAGGTTGAGAGGATTCTCCAGCTTTAAGAGAATAATTTCATTGTTGTCTATGACTGGATTCTGAGGATCATCTCCAGGACGACCTGTTGAAAAGGGATAGTTGTTGTCATTAGCTACCAAAATGGTGTTTTTGTCAACAACCAAAACATTTTCAATGGTTACAAACGGGAAGTCAAAGGTGGTTTTGCCATCTCCATTGAGGTCGTTGGGGTCTTGGATGTTCAACAAGTCTGCAACTTCTTCTTTGACTACATAGCCATTAGAATCTGTTTTAGACAAGTCTATTTTGAAAATCTTCTTGAATTGAGCAGAAGTTCCTTGACCACCATCCCGCTCAACGACTAAATACTCATTGTCATTAATGACTGCTAAATCCCCGATCGCATACGCGGGATTTTCCAACTTGTAGTAAAGTTTATTATCGGTGTACTTACGGCTAGCGATATCAAATTCGTTAATCCGCAACGCACCGGGAGCATCACCTTGAACCGTACCCTCTAGCAGCATATAGAGCTTGGTTTTGCTGGCATTGATTGCTCCACCTTCAAAACCTTTAGAGCCACCCAAGTTAGCAAAAGCATCTCCTGAAAGAACATCGGGGTTTTGTGGCGATCGCACTAAGTTATTCTGAGGATCACTCAAGAAATCTCGGACTTTATCCCCTGTATCTGGGAAGTCTGTGAAGAGTGCATCTACCCCTAGCTGAAAGAACTGCTGAAATTCTAGTTCTGGATTACCTTTGTAATCTGCTGCTAAATACAGGTCTTCATCGCGGAAGGTGTAAGGATGAACCTGTAAACCTGCATTGTGAGCATCTTGAACTAAAGTAGTGGGAGGTAACAGTGTTCTATCAGCTTCATTTACTGTCCCGTCGTTGTTGATATCATCTGCCAAACCATCATTATTAGCATCAGTACCTCTGACACTGACAATTAACCGCTTCCAAGGGCCAATTCCATCAGCATAGGTAGCGATTTCAGCCAAACCTTCTGGAGTCCGTAAGTCGCCATAAGTCCGAAGGTCGTCACTGACTTCAAAATCATAAGGCTGAGTCTCTATGATCTCACCGTTTAGCGTAATTCCAGCGGCATCGAAAAGTTGAACCAGGGGAATATCTACGCCTGCCTCTGGCATAATGCGATCGTGGAGATCCTTGAGATTACCCACTTCAAAGGATTGGATGAAGATCCGACTGGGATCGGTGAAATTCTCAGCCTTGAGTGTATCGATGAGGATTTCACTGATGTTTCTGTTAATTTTCTCCGTAGTGCCTACATAAGTAGCTTCTTCGGCAGAATAGGTGGGATGCTTAGTTTCAGGATAGATGCCAATCTTTTTACCCGTCTCGGCTTCTACTTCCTTAACCAAGTCGATGATTTCGGCGAGGGTGGGAATTTCAAATTGACCATTGAAGGATTGGTCGCGGAAAGGTACACGCTGTATAGCTCTTAAGGTCTTGATTTCTTCTAAAGTGAAGTCTTCAGCGAACCAACCAGTGATTTCAGTTCCATCTAGACTGACTGTTTTCTTGCGATCGGCAAACTGTGGATATTTGGTAATATCGTAAACGTCTGTGGTTGTATTGCTTAAATTAAGAGTGCCATCAGGATTCAAAATTGCCAAAGCAGGCTCATGACGAGCAATTAATACCCCATCTTTTGTAACTACTAAGTCAGGCTCAATAAAGTCAGCGCCGTCTGCAATTGCTTGTTTGTAAGCTTCTAGAGTATGTTCTGGAAGCTTTCCACTAGCACCTCTGTGGCCAAGAATTTTAGGTGCTTCTCCATCTAGAGTTTTGAAGAAGTCAGGTGTAGCAATGGGAGCTTCTAACAGCTTACCAGCGGCATCAAAATGTAGTAGGTAAGGGCCAAACTCTTCTCCAACCCAAATTGTCCCGTCTTTATCAAAGACGAATGACTCTACATCCAAGTCTGCACCAGTTAGTAATCTATCAGTAGTTCCTTCATTAACTATTTGGAAAGGAATCTTGTTATTGGGATCAGATAGTTGAATGTAGTCTAAAACTTTAACAGTGCCATCTCCATTTTCTGTTCCCTTAAAACTTGGGTCTAGACGATGGATGCGTAACAGAAAGTCTTCACTATTATCTTTGCTGCCGTAACCATTATCTGACAGAAAGTATAAAGAGTCATTATTAGCAAACTGTACACCACTGAAGCCCTGTATTGGCTGTCCTGGGAAAGGCCCCGTTCTGCCATTCCCTGAAATTTCCTCACCAGAAACAGGCCCATCACCATAGGTATCAGCAGGTAAAGAGGCAAAGCCTACTAATTCAATTGCCATAATTAGAATGTTGGTTGGGTATTTGGATTTAACTGGTTCGCAAACTAATCAAGTTCTCTCATTGCATCACTTGTGGAAAAAATCAATCATGTTCTCATGCTAAAAACCGGAATTACGGGTAAATTTTAGAATCACAACACTACAGCTTGGGCAATTCCGTTAAGTCCGATTTCGTCATCAACACTGAAAATAAATGCATTTACAAAAAATGTATTCTTTCAGAGTTATCGAAAGCTTGATAAATGAGAATTTGATGTCAACTACTAATTGGTGTTAGTTAGTCATGAGTGTAGAAGACTGAGATACAGAATTGAAATCTGTTGATAGTAGTATGAGAGAACTTAGCTAGCAGTAAATATATTTTCATGAGAAGATTAAGAAAACAATAAGCTAACTGGAAGAAATGATTAATTGTAAGGGCTTATAAATCAATAAGGTTCAGCTAAGGGTTATTGGTGTAGGTAATTGGTCTTTGAAGACGCGATTTATCGCGTCTCTACATGAGGGTTTTGTTGCTCATTCTCAACTGTATTGGCTTATAAATTCATGAAAATCTTTGCAACACATGAAATATTTAGATCCCCGACTTCTTTAATAAGTCGGGGATCTTGTTGTTTAGAAATGATTTAGGATTGGGATAACACTAGGCAACAAACTAAGCTACGACGCTAGGAGAGAAAACAAAGTCATTTGCAGTCAGGCTAGTTGAGATAATTCCCGACAATGAAGCCAACTCAGTATTTCCTATTTTCACCAAAGTGTCACTACCCTGTTGCGACAGCGTTAGCCCACAAAATTGAGTTACGCCAACACCGCCAAGCCCGATTTTGTCAATCCCGACTGTAAAATCAGTCACGATGTTATTACTAATTGGCAGACTGGCATTAGCAATCCAGAATTGGTCAGCACCAGCCCCACCACTGAGGCGATTACTACCTCCTTGACCGGCAAATAGCACATCATCACCATCGCCACCAAATAGCGAATCATTGACATTAGAGAAAAGTTTGTCATCTCCAGAACCACCGTAGAGACGGTTATTGCTACCGCCACTGCTAAGGGTATCATTACCGGAACCACCGAATAATGATTGGCGAGAACCTTCAATTATTGTGAGAGTATCATCACCTGCCCCACCAAACAGATTATTACTACCACTAGCTTCTACGACGACAATCAAATCATCACCATTACCACCATCAGCATTGGTATTTTTAGCGGGGCCATTTTGGCCAATAAAAATCTGATCGTTACCCTCTCCCCCAAATACTGAAGAGTCACTCCCTGCAAGTACGGTGTCATCACCGTTCCCAGCCTCGATTGTGTTACCTTCAGTACCTTCTACAAAATCTGCGCCGTCACCTGCACTAAAGAATTGTCCTGGTTCAAGATTGACGGTATCGCTGTTGCTAGAACCAAAACCGTTCGGGAAAGGAGGCTCTACAACTGTTAGGTTATTGGGTAATTCCAGAATGCCGAGTTTTTCAGCAGGTGTATTACCCGTAACGTTGAAATCGTTGTCGTTAAGCAAGGCTAGAGTGTTGGGTGCTACCAGCGCCAAACCTTCTAATTTTTCTACTCCGGTGTAACCCAACTGAGCGGCATTAGCAATTAGGCTTTTGGTGACAGGGGTAATATTGGCGGTAGCTAACTCCGCAGAGGTAAGTTTTTCAATGGTTTTATCCGCTGGCAAGGTAAAGTTAGCAGGGTTGTTGATGTTGGTCGCCCCGGCTAAATCAATTTGGTAAATTAGTTTATTGCCAGCTGATGTACCATTGTCGTCTCGCTCAATTACCGCAAATTTGCCGTTACCCAAGGAAACTGCATCACCAATCTTATCAGTTGCAGGTAGACCTTCCAGGAGATATAAATACTCTGCTGTCACCTGCTTGGTAACAATATCAAACTCTAGAATTCGCAGGTTGAGAGAACTTCTGGAAGTTGCATCATTGGCGACATCTGGATTATCAATTGGACTTTGGATAAAGGCGTATAATTTATCACCTTCCAGGGCGACAGCTTCAAATCCTCGGTTATTGCGGCGTTGGGCATAAACTTCTGGCAATACCTCAGTGCCAAATGTTCCGGTTGGTTGATCTGGGTTGGGTGCAGTGGCAGTTCCTTGAGGGATAAAGCGGTCAATCAGCTTACCATTAGTGTCAAAGTGGTAAATTGCCGGACGGTATTCATCTACCAGCCAGTAATCTCCATTTTCCGCAATTACAATTCCCTCTAAGTCAGCACCCAAAGGATCGTTAGCGAGAACATTGTTGTCTAAGTCAACGGCAATTTCATCTGTGTAGGCTAAACCGTTTCCTACAGCTTGCAAATTAGGCAGTCCCGTTAATGGCGTTGTCCCATCTTGACGGAATAGCCCCGTTCTCTTGGTAATATTAATTTCACCTGTACTGCGGTTGAGTTCAAAGCTGACTATTTCTGGCTGGAAATCGGGTAATAAAAATGGTCTGTTTACACCATCAGGTTCTCCATTGGGGCCCCTGTCTGTGTGAGTGACAAACTTCAGATTCCCATTTGCTGCAAACCCTTGGAAATACAACCCAGAGAAACCACCTAATAAAATATCTTGATTTTCAGAGGTTGTTCCTAACTTGGGTAGGTTTTCAAATTCATAGATAGTCAGTTTGGGTTGGGCAACAGGATTACGTGGATCGTAACTAGTGGTGTCAATAGTTAGAGAATTAGGCAAGGCATTGGCAATATTTTCCCAAGGTACAAACTTGAAGTTAGAACTGATATTTTCTTCTTCACCTTCATCGCTGACTATTGTGGCAGGTTCATTGGAGCCATCTTGAGTGACAAATAAACCAAATGGAAAGTTAGGCCCCAGTGGCACGTTAATTACTTCTGCACCATCTGACTCTTGTACGCTGTCAATTGACCCATTGTTTCCAACGGCAAAGTTACCTACGTATTCGTTGTTACCTTCACGGGTGTAGGCAACAAAGGTATTGTCGCCTTGGCTGGATGCTAATAAATAGCCTGTGCCATTTTTACCGTAATAAATGGTCAGTCCTTCTACGTCATCGGTGAGGTTAGTACCACCCAAATCTCTGACTTGATCAATTAACTTGCCAGTTGTGCCACCGTCTGGTTCTGCTTGGAACTTCCAAATACCGACATTTTCCTGGCCGATGTAGAGGAAACCAGTTTCCTGGTCTACTACCATACCCTCTGTTTGCGGATCGCGATCGCCAATTGTTGGTACAGTAAATTCTCGGACTCGTTCAATACCAATTTTCCCATTACCTTTGTCAATCAGTTTAAACTGAGCGACATCTCCAGTTTCGCG encodes:
- a CDS encoding esterase-like activity of phytase family protein, with translation MMAIELVGFASLPADTYGDGPVSGEEISGNGRTGPFPGQPIQGFSGVQFANNDSLYFLSDNGYGSKDNSEDFLLRIHRLDPSFKGTENGDGTVKVLDYIQLSDPNNKIPFQIVNEGTTDRLLTGADLDVESFVFDKDGTIWVGEEFGPYLLHFDAAGKLLEAPIATPDFFKTLDGEAPKILGHRGASGKLPEHTLEAYKQAIADGADFIEPDLVVTKDGVLIARHEPALAILNPDGTLNLSNTTTDVYDITKYPQFADRKKTVSLDGTEITGWFAEDFTLEEIKTLRAIQRVPFRDQSFNGQFEIPTLAEIIDLVKEVEAETGKKIGIYPETKHPTYSAEEATYVGTTEKINRNISEILIDTLKAENFTDPSRIFIQSFEVGNLKDLHDRIMPEAGVDIPLVQLFDAAGITLNGEIIETQPYDFEVSDDLRTYGDLRTPEGLAEIATYADGIGPWKRLIVSVRGTDANNDGLADDINNDGTVNEADRTLLPPTTLVQDAHNAGLQVHPYTFRDEDLYLAADYKGNPELEFQQFFQLGVDALFTDFPDTGDKVRDFLSDPQNNLVRSPQNPDVLSGDAFANLGGSKGFEGGAINASKTKLYMLLEGTVQGDAPGALRINEFDIASRKYTDNKLYYKLENPAYAIGDLAVINDNEYLVVERDGGQGTSAQFKKIFKIDLSKTDSNGYVVKEEVADLLNIQDPNDLNGDGKTTFDFPFVTIENVLVVDKNTILVANDNNYPFSTGRPGDDPQNPVIDNNEIILLKLENPLNLAPGLGQPKGEEIKFGSTTSDDITAQPNQTLFTGDGADFVEATQGNTIQTGNGDDTVLVGNDSSVSTGDGDDQIFIGQNGPAQNTSANGGNGDDLVVVIEASGSNNLFGAAGADTLTVIEGSRQLSFGGSGKDTLTSNGTNNRLYGGSGDDKLFSNVDDSLFGGDGDDILFAGQQGSNSLSGGAGADQFWIANASLPTSKNIVTDFAIAIDKIGLGGIGVTQFSALTLLQQGSDTLVKTGNTELASLLGITSTSLTANDFVFSASVV